The Nitrospira sp. KM1 genome includes a window with the following:
- a CDS encoding RNA polymerase sigma factor: protein MIAGKAQFLALAASRYYDELFAFVTAKLHCRHEAADVVQETFVRLVEVEDPGVIQQPRAFLYRIAHNLSVDVFRKQQVRHAHLVDVPDLTAIPSSSRGPDEAIQEDQEFRALREAIASLPPRRRQVFALYRFKNMPQTEIAAKLGISVTMVERHVRKAMLHCRERMKASR, encoded by the coding sequence ATGATCGCCGGAAAAGCGCAATTTTTAGCCCTTGCCGCCAGCCGTTACTATGACGAACTCTTCGCGTTCGTGACGGCGAAGCTGCATTGCCGGCACGAAGCGGCTGATGTGGTGCAGGAGACCTTCGTGCGTCTCGTCGAGGTGGAGGATCCCGGCGTCATACAGCAGCCGCGGGCATTTCTCTATCGAATCGCGCATAATCTCTCCGTCGATGTGTTTCGTAAGCAACAAGTAAGGCACGCGCATCTGGTTGACGTTCCCGATCTGACCGCGATACCGTCGAGCAGCCGTGGCCCGGACGAGGCGATCCAAGAGGATCAGGAATTTCGCGCGCTGCGAGAGGCCATTGCATCGCTGCCTCCGCGGCGCCGGCAGGTGTTTGCGCTCTATCGGTTCAAGAATATGCCTCAGACTGAAATTGCCGCCAAGTTGGGGATCTCCGTCACCATGGTCGAACGGCATGTGAGAAAAGCCATGCTCCATTGCCGAGAACGCATGAAGGCTTCGCGATGA
- a CDS encoding FecR family protein, whose amino-acid sequence MSTHSQQAVDWFLRLRSEGCTEADRAAFQSWLSADPDHRKEFTEVRSMWGGMDKVLARPFPELEACLALPPRPASSLAGGLTSLGRWLTWSPANQFIPALLALVLVAGGWWLWEALSVQTAIYETAVGEQKTVTLADGSRLDLNTGTRVTTAFSSRRRSIELLQGEAAFTVVHQSDRSFTVSAGGRHILDIGTQFVVHQHQNRIDVTVTQGSVLISRDEKAGSSSSGESVVLEAGHRLRYVVGGQDDGGVIALDPTESHRSTAWRDGKLIFSGVRLAEAVQEVNRYWPGQIVIDAPNLADVKVQGVFNVRQLDQFFTTLPRILPVEVSRRSPQYILITARHSGSSN is encoded by the coding sequence ATGAGCACACATTCGCAACAGGCGGTCGATTGGTTCCTTCGGCTCCGATCCGAGGGTTGTACGGAGGCAGACCGTGCCGCGTTTCAATCGTGGCTCAGCGCCGATCCGGATCACCGGAAGGAATTTACGGAAGTCAGGTCGATGTGGGGAGGCATGGACAAAGTGCTGGCCAGGCCGTTTCCCGAGTTGGAAGCCTGTCTCGCGTTGCCACCCCGGCCGGCCTCTTCGCTTGCCGGCGGCCTCACCTCACTCGGCCGTTGGCTGACGTGGTCGCCGGCAAACCAATTCATCCCTGCCCTTCTTGCGCTCGTGCTGGTTGCAGGCGGTTGGTGGTTATGGGAGGCGCTGTCGGTCCAAACGGCAATCTATGAAACCGCCGTGGGCGAGCAGAAAACCGTCACGCTGGCCGATGGATCGCGACTGGATCTGAACACGGGAACTCGCGTGACAACGGCGTTCTCATCGCGGCGTCGATCGATCGAGCTGCTCCAAGGCGAGGCCGCTTTCACCGTCGTCCATCAGTCCGACCGATCCTTTACGGTTTCGGCGGGAGGACGGCACATCTTAGATATCGGCACACAATTCGTCGTGCATCAACATCAAAACCGGATTGATGTGACTGTCACGCAGGGATCGGTGCTGATCAGTCGCGACGAAAAGGCGGGTTCTTCATCATCAGGGGAGAGCGTCGTGCTCGAGGCCGGACACCGTCTGCGATATGTGGTTGGTGGCCAGGATGATGGAGGGGTGATCGCGCTCGATCCGACCGAATCACACCGTTCGACTGCCTGGCGAGACGGCAAGCTGATTTTTTCAGGAGTGCGACTTGCCGAAGCCGTTCAAGAGGTCAATCGATATTGGCCCGGACAAATCGTGATCGACGCCCCAAATCTGGCCGATGTGAAAGTCCAAGGAGTATTCAACGTACGTCAGTTGGATCAGTTCTTTACCACGCTGCCACGCATCTTGCCGGTCGAGGTTTCACGGCGATCCCCTCAATACATTCTCATTACTGCTCGCCACTCCGGTTCTTCGAACTGA